CAAGACCACGCTGGCCAAATATTTTGCCGATAATGTCGATGGCGAAGTGCTGTTTGCCGCCTTTACCGGCAAGGCGGCGCAAGTGCTGCGCGCCCGTGGCGCCAAGAACGCCCGTACCATCCATTCGCTGATCTACCGGCCCAAGGGTGAGGAAGAGGTCTCCGACGAAGAAACCGGCAAGACCACTGTATCTCCGTTGTTTTCGATCAACCGGCAAAGTCCGCTGGCCCAGGCTGCGCTGATCATCATCGATGAATGCTCGATGGTTGACGAGGCGCTGGGCAAGGATCTGATGAGCTTTGGCACGCCGATTCTGGTTCTGGGCGACCCGGGGCAGTTGCCACCGATTTCCGGCGGCGGTTATTTCACCGAGCACGAGCCCGATATCCTGCTCACCGAGATCCATCGCCAGGCCCGCGATAACCCGATCATTGATCTCGCCATGCAGGTCCGCGAAGGCCGCGAAATCATGCATGGTGATTATGGCACCGCCCAGGTGATCGGCAAGAACGACGTCGACCGCGACATGGTGCTCGAAGCCGATCAGGTGTTGGTCGGCACCAACCGCACGCGGCGGCGCTACAATCAGCGTCTGCGCGAGCTGAAGGGTTTTACGCAAGCCTTCCCACAGTCCGGCGACAAGTTGGTGTGTCTTAGGAACGATCCCTCCAAGGGCCTGCTCAACGGCTCGCTCTGGCAGGTGATGACCTCGTCCAAGGAAACCGTCAAGCCCGGCATCAACCTGCTGGTGCGTCCCGAAGACGACGATATGGATCGCGGCTCTGCCAAGATCAAGCTGCTCAAAAGCGCTTTCGACGCTCCCGACCTCGAAGTGCCCTGGCAGACCAAGAAGCGCTATGATGATTTCGACTACGGCTACGCGCTCACCGTCCACAAGGCGCAAGGTTCGCAATGGGACTCGGTAGTGCTGTTTGACGAAAGTTACGCCTTTCGCGAAAGCCGCGAGCGCTGGCTTTATACCGCGATCACACGGGCCGCTGAACGGCTGGTGATTGTCAGGTAAACGTCATTCTGGCGCCTTCAGCTCACTCTTCTTTGAGACGGTCCATGGCCCAGCCGACGGTGAACCCGTGCAGGATTGTTGACATCAGAATGACGAGAGCGATCAGCGACCAGAGCTGGGCTTCGTTGGTGAACTCGATATGGCTGCCCGCGTAGCACAGGTAATAGATCGAGCCGATGCCGCGAACGCCGTAGACGGAAACCACTGCTTTGCTGCGACTGTCGAGATTTGACCTCGATAGGGCAATCCAGCCCGACAGCGGACGGATCACCAGAATCAGCAGGATGGCCACGACAAAATGCGTCCAGGTCAGATCGGCAAACAGGATCGGCAAAACGCTACCGAGCGCGATCAGCAGCAGTGCGGTCAGCGCATGTTCAATGGATTCCGAAAAATCGTGCAATTGCCGGTGGAACCGGTGCTCTTCGTTGATCCGCCGCAATGTTAGCCCGAGCACCGCAACCGCGATGAAGCCATAGCCTTCGATCAGCTCGGTCGAGCCATAACACAGCAGCACACCCGCCAGTGCGATGACTCCGGACCCGGTTTCAGCCAGAACCGCACCCTTTGGCACCTTGAAAAGGATGTAACCCAACACCCAGCCGCCGACCCAGCCCATACCGACTCCCAGCGCGATCCGGTAGACGATATCGCGCAGGAACCAGTCGACGGCCCAAGTGCCGGGATTGAGGCCCTCGGCAGCAACGATCAAACCGAGATAGACGAAGGGAAATGCCAGCCCGTCGTTCAGGCCCGCCTCGGTGGTCAGGGTGAAGCGCACCGGGTGTTCCGCCCCTTCATGCGGCGGCCCGACCTGAACATCGGCTGCCAGCACAGGATCGGTCGGCGCCAGCACTGCGCCCAGCAATATCGCACCGGCCGCCGTCAGCCCGGCAAGACCGACGCCCAGCAGCGCAACGGCCAGAATGGTCAGTGGCATCGCGATTGCAAGCATCCGAAATGTTGGTTTCCAGCGTTTCCACGGACGCAGGCTGTCGATGCGCATCCCGGCGCCGAATAAGGCCACGATCACGGTCAGTTCGCTCACCAGTTCCCAAGGCAGCGGCACCTGACGTGGGTCGGGGAGCGTCGGCAGTCCCGGTATCAGCAATGCGGCTCCGGCGCCAAACAGGATCATCAGCGGCGCTGACGCCGGTTCGCGTTTGGAAATCAGGCGCGGCAGCCATCGCGCAACGATCACGATGATGCCGATCACGGCCAGGGCCACGTGATAGGAATTCAGTCCGAAGAATGGTTCGTGCTGCAAAATCTGATCCCGCGCCGAAATCCGGCAATCGTTGTTCTACATTGAAAAACGCCAGACGGACAGTTAGACAAGCGACTGCCGCCACGGATACTCCAACATACCCGATAATCCTAAACTGACGCAGAGCCGTGAAAGTTCCACGTGCTTTTCGCTTAAGGGGCGCTGTCGTTCGTTTCCAAGGAGGCTTGCCGCTTGATCTATGCGTCGCCTAGGAACTCCAGCAGCAACCGGACCAGGCTACCGCGGCGGCTTGATCCAGGCCAGACGGCGTGGATGTTGAGCGTCGGCATCGACCAGTCCGGCAGAACCCGCACCAGACGCCCGGCGGCGAGATCCTGACCTATTTCGCTCAGCGGCAACTTCTGCACGCCCAGCCCGGCCAGAACCGCGGATCGGGCGGCGCTGATCGAATTGATCAGAACCCGCGATTGTTCCGGCAGGAATGTGACTTCTTCTTTTCCCCGGGTGAGAACAAACTTGTCGGGCAGCATATCCATGAGCACGAAATCGCAACGTGCGAGATCTTGAGGAACCAGAGGCTTTTCGATGGTCTCGAGGTAAGCGGGGGCAGCGACAAGGCAGCGTTCGAAGGTGCCGATCTTGCGGCTCTTTAAAGAGCTGTCAGACATCGCCCCCAGGCGGATGGCCATGTCAAACCCCTCGGCAATCAGATTGATCTGTTTATCGCTGCCGTGAAGGGTAACCGCTACATTGGGATAGCGGCGCGCAAACTGCCAGATCGCGTTTTCCTGCGGGCTGTTTGTCAGGAATGCAGGCATGGTCAACCGCAAGGCGCCAGCAGGCCCGTCGCTGATATCGGCGATGGTGTCGAGGCCTTCCTCGGCCGCTTCGACCATGCGCATGGCGGCTTCCAGCAATCGATGCCCATCGCCCGTCAGCGATAGCGCCCGGGTCGAGCGGTGTAACAGGGTCACGCCGTGCCGAGTCTCCAGCGCTTTTACATGGTGGCTGACCACGGAAGTCGACAGCCGAAGCGCGCGACCCGCGGCGCTGAAACTGCCCGCCTCGGCAACCTTGGCGAAAATGGCAAGTGCACGCAGATC
This DNA window, taken from Hoeflea algicola, encodes the following:
- a CDS encoding ATP-dependent DNA helicase, whose translation is MKFSPQQDEALKAVSRWLKDGRTPIFRLFGYAGTGKTTLAKYFADNVDGEVLFAAFTGKAAQVLRARGAKNARTIHSLIYRPKGEEEVSDEETGKTTVSPLFSINRQSPLAQAALIIIDECSMVDEALGKDLMSFGTPILVLGDPGQLPPISGGGYFTEHEPDILLTEIHRQARDNPIIDLAMQVREGREIMHGDYGTAQVIGKNDVDRDMVLEADQVLVGTNRTRRRYNQRLRELKGFTQAFPQSGDKLVCLRNDPSKGLLNGSLWQVMTSSKETVKPGINLLVRPEDDDMDRGSAKIKLLKSAFDAPDLEVPWQTKKRYDDFDYGYALTVHKAQGSQWDSVVLFDESYAFRESRERWLYTAITRAAERLVIVR
- a CDS encoding cation:proton antiporter, producing MQHEPFFGLNSYHVALAVIGIIVIVARWLPRLISKREPASAPLMILFGAGAALLIPGLPTLPDPRQVPLPWELVSELTVIVALFGAGMRIDSLRPWKRWKPTFRMLAIAMPLTILAVALLGVGLAGLTAAGAILLGAVLAPTDPVLAADVQVGPPHEGAEHPVRFTLTTEAGLNDGLAFPFVYLGLIVAAEGLNPGTWAVDWFLRDIVYRIALGVGMGWVGGWVLGYILFKVPKGAVLAETGSGVIALAGVLLCYGSTELIEGYGFIAVAVLGLTLRRINEEHRFHRQLHDFSESIEHALTALLLIALGSVLPILFADLTWTHFVVAILLILVIRPLSGWIALSRSNLDSRSKAVVSVYGVRGIGSIYYLCYAGSHIEFTNEAQLWSLIALVILMSTILHGFTVGWAMDRLKEE
- a CDS encoding LysR family transcriptional regulator — its product is MIDDLRALAIFAKVAEAGSFSAAGRALRLSTSVVSHHVKALETRHGVTLLHRSTRALSLTGDGHRLLEAAMRMVEAAEEGLDTIADISDGPAGALRLTMPAFLTNSPQENAIWQFARRYPNVAVTLHGSDKQINLIAEGFDMAIRLGAMSDSSLKSRKIGTFERCLVAAPAYLETIEKPLVPQDLARCDFVLMDMLPDKFVLTRGKEEVTFLPEQSRVLINSISAARSAVLAGLGVQKLPLSEIGQDLAAGRLVRVLPDWSMPTLNIHAVWPGSSRRGSLVRLLLEFLGDA